One Scophthalmus maximus strain ysfricsl-2021 chromosome 7, ASM2237912v1, whole genome shotgun sequence genomic window, TTTGTCAACTTCTGGACCATTTCCATACACGACGGAGACTACCGCATCCCCGAGCCTCTGATATGTCTGATCAACGGCGCTGCTCACCACGTCGACCATCACCTCCACTTCAACTACAACTACGGACAATACTTTACACTCTGGGATCGTCTGGGGGGCTCCTACCGACACCCCTCCGCCCTACTGGGGGACGGGTCGCATGACCACGTTCGCAAGCTTATGGCAGAGGCAGCCAGACAAAAAACTTGAATATGAGGACACGAtatgtcattttcaaaaaaatgcaTGAGATAAAGTACAAGGTGAGGAGCAATTTATTTTGTGGACATATTTGTTCTGTTTGTAATTCAGTCTCTGTGGCCGTGAGATTGGTTGCGGCTTCTCCCGTCCCAAGTCTCTCAGCTGCCGGTGCTCGGTGTGTTTTCGTGGAGGCTCTGCAGGGCGAGATCCGTCCACTTCATCTCTTGCTCCTTCACGGACTCCGTGGATCCTCCGTTGTCCTGCTCGGCCTCGGGCAGTTCACTCTGACGAGAGCACAGGGAAAGAAATAAGATTCCAAatgggaaagaagaagagcggGATGCAAAGAAGTTCCATCCATCACAGTTCACTCTGCTTtaatatagagctgcaacacaattaatggattagtaatcgatgactaaattaatcgccaactattttgataatccattaatcggttcaagtagtctttatttaaaaattctctgatttcagcttcttaaatgtgaatatttctggtttatttgctcctgtGACAGTagattaaatatctttggtgtgtggacaaaacaaaacatcatcttggtggtttggggaaacacgattgacatttaatgaaccaaacaactaatcgattaatcgagaacataatcagcagattaatggattattgaAAACGAAACGTTAGCCGCAGCCCCACTTTGATAACAGTGTGATGGTAGAGATCATCAGTGTGATGTTATCgagacaggtcagacaggtcTCATCATACCAACTGAGCAACAAACATGTGGTTTGTTTTATGCTCATTTTCTCACTAGTGCcatcaataaatatatatatatatatatatcagctgaataatatattatattttactgtaaacaAACTGCGAATGCTAGCTAGCAGCACTCTGTGTATGACACTACATCAACACGTACCAGAGGGATGGTGACATCCTCGTAAGGCAGCTTGTCTTCCCTCCAGGCATCGTCGGTGAGGTCCAGGACTCTCCCGTCTCTTTGGATCTCGCTGTCCATCCTCGGAGCagaaccccctcctcctcctcctcctcctcctcctcctcctccccccggtCGAGCTGCTCAGGTATCCTCCCCCTGTAGCCG contains:
- the anapc13 gene encoding anaphase-promoting complex subunit 13; the protein is MDSEIQRDGRVLDLTDDAWREDKLPYEDVTIPLSELPEAEQDNGGSTESVKEQEMKWTDLALQSLHENTPSTGS